The genomic window ATTATCAGTAAAAATGACACGACAAAGTAAAATTTTGTGGCGGTAAAATAAAAAACTGACCATTTTTTTCCGTCCCCTATACTTTGATAAAATAAAAAACCTAAAATAGATTTTGCAGCATAAAAAAATATGATGGTGGTCAGCGTAAATCCAAATTTATTAAGCTGGTACCCCAAAATTCTCAAATCTGCTACAAATTTTGGAACAGTAGGAATGTATTGAGATGCTAAAACAGATAGTGTGAGTGCGGTTACGCATGAAGTAATGATCCAGCTGGGCAAATTGTTACTTGCATCAAAATATTTTTGAAGCAGAAAGTCTTTCAGATTGGCATCTCTTTCTATGATATTCATCATAAAAATGAATAAAAAGATGCAGCCCAGCAATAT from Chryseobacterium camelliae includes these protein-coding regions:
- a CDS encoding DUF4271 domain-containing protein, which encodes MTSFFISVCKDSLFNLFILYKIIYNFAKNIPLPLSQNFINHVRIPENNDWVIFILLGCIFLFIFMMNIIERDANLKDFLLQKYFDASNNLPSWIITSCVTALTLSVLASQYIPTVPKFVADLRILGYQLNKFGFTLTTIIFFYAAKSILGFLFYQSIGDGKKWSVFYFTATKFYFVVSFLLIILCITHYYFPIDRNKIFLYYLYFFCFVFIFKIFFYLFHRNNILPEKWYYKFLYICTLQIAPILLLWKLLFL